TCTTTGGGGATGCGTCCATCATATGGAATGAATTGGAGCCTGGGCTTTCTTTGTTGTAAGCGTGACTTGAGAAAATCGTTTAAAATTGGTTGAAAAGCTTTTTCAGTTGCACCTTCCACTAAAATAGCTATCTTCATGGACGACCACCCATTAAATTCATTGCCCAAATTTGGTCTAAACTATAGTCTTCTAGCCATTGCTCTAAATCGAAAGAATCGCCCCAATTCATAGTTGTTAGACCATCTTCAGCATTACAAACTAGTACTTCTTCAGGGTGTAAAAATCGGATTAATCTATCTGAGTGAGTGGCAACAATTAGTTGAGTCCTTTTGGCAGCTTCACGCATTAAATCGGCTAGTAGTCGCAATAATTCTGGGTGTAAACTGACTTCTGGCTCATCAATTAGAGTTACAGCAGTTAAATCTGGACTTTGCAGCAGTGTCACTAACCAGATAAATCGTAAAGTTCCCTCAGATAAATGGTGCATATAAAGGGGCTTAGAAAAATTTTTATCTTTCCAAGTCATTGCCAATGTTCCTGCTGCTACAGGCGGAAAACCCAATCGCTCAAAATCTGGAAAGGCAGCAACTAGGGTATCTTCTATAATTTCAAATCGTTCTGAGTCAGTTTCTCGTAAATAATAAAGACAGGATACCAAATCCTCTCCGTTGGAACCTGGCAAAGTTGCCGGGCGCATTGATTGAGGTAAACGAATTGGACTTTTGGCAGCAATATTTAATGCCCCATAAAAAGTACATGAAGCTAATCTTTTACGAAGATTCTCAGGTTCTTGGTACATTTTGGGAACTTGAGAAAGAGAGGTTTCTAAAGGATTATGTTCCCAATTCGGACGCAATAATTTTTGATCCTCTGGACTAAAATATTTAACATCTAAACCACGAGAGTCAATGTGTTTGAAAGGGTCAAAAGCAGCAGGATTATTCTGTTGAGTAAGTGTTTCTAAAGCAATTTCGTATGACAAGGCTTTAGGAGCAACTTCGAGTTGGTAATCAAGCGTTGCATAACCAGGTACACTCATCGATAAGGCGATCGCCATACGATCTGCCTGATCACGGGTGATGATTTCACTCAGTCCACTCAACTCTGAAAGCTTTGGTTCTAACTGACCTTTTGCCGATGCTGCTAAGAGTGAAAATATCTCTAAAAAAGAAGTTTTACCTACGCCATTAGCACCAATCATAACTGTCAGATTACGCATATCGACTTTTACGTTATGCAAACGGCGATATCCTTGAATAGTTATATTTTCAAAAGAATTCATAATATAATTTTTACAAAATAATTAAGCTTTGGTTCATTATATTTTTTGGGAGTATTTAGAGAATTTGCTTAAGCTAAATAACAGTAATATACTATCATAATAGCCAAATCTAGACATAATGTACACTTAAAATTCCCAGTAATATTAACCAAAATTCATAAAATGCCTATTTTTAAAGTATCCCGAAGGATTGCGATTTCTACGAAGCGCTTCGCGATCGCTATTTTTTCTTGTAGCCTGATTATTTTTTTCAGCCAAACAGCCGTAAACACTTTTACAGTACCCCTACGCAGTCAAAAGGGAATGGTGGTTTCCGCCCATCCGCTAGCCAGTGACGCAGGTATTAAAATGTTACGCCAAGGTGGTAACGCAGTTGATGCGGCTGTAGCCACAACTTTTGCGATTTCTGTAGTGGAACCATTTTCAGCCGGAATTGGTGGAGGTGGTTTTCTATTAATGCACTCTGGAAAAACTGGCGAAATCAAAGCTTTAGATTTTCGGGAACGCGCACCCCTAAAAGCGACAAAAGATATGTATTTGGATGCAGATGGTAAGGTGCGTCCCAATGCAAGTGTTACTGGCTATTTAGCTGTGGCGACACCAGGAACGGTAGCCGGAATGTATGAAGTACATCGCCTTTATGGTAAGTTACCTTGGGCAGAAGTGGTAAAACCTGCGATCGCACTGGCTCAAGATGGTTTTATACTCAGACGTGTATTATCTCCTCGTTATTTGACAGTCAACAATACACGTCTCCAGACCATGCTAAATAACCCCGGAATGCGGGAGATTTTTACTCGTAATGGGGAGTTTTATCAACCTGGGGAAAGGCTAGTACAGCGCGATTTGGCGCGGACTTTAACGGATATTGCCCGCAGTCCCCACAGTTTTTATACCGGAAATATTGCCTGGGCGATCGCATCGGATATGGCTAAAAATGGTGGTTTAATTACTCTAGAAGACCTCAAAGCCTACAAACCAATTTGGCGAACTCCCGTTTGTGGTAACTTTCGTCAAGCTAAAATCTGCTCAATGCCACCACCTTCATCCGGAGGTGTGCATTTATTGCAGATGTTAAACATGATTGGTGAGACTGATTTGCGAGCTTTAGGATGGCATCACCCTGATGCTGTACATTTAATGGCGGAAGCGATGAAAATTGCTTATGCTGATCGCTCAGAATTTTTAGGTGATCCCGATTTTATCAAAGTTCCTGTAGAACAACTAATCAGCCCAGACTACGCCAAAAAACGCCGTTTAGAAATTGATATGTCAACGGCTAAACCTGCAAGTCAAATCAAGCCAGTTGATTTACGTTCTTTCCCTACTCCCCACTCCCTACTCCCCACTCCCATTTTACCGAAAGAATCCACTGAAACCAGCCATTTAACTGTAGTCGATGAGGAACATAACGCCGTCAGTCTGACTTTCACCATTAATTTAGGCTTTGGTGCAGGTATAGCCACACCGGGAACGGGTATCGTTCTTAACAACGAGATGGACGATTTTGCCGCCGCGCCAGGAGTACCCAATGCTTTTGGTTTGGTGGGTAATGAAGCTAATGCGTTAGCGCAGCTCGCCAACGGCATCGCACCTCGCAAAACTCCCTTATCTAGCATGACTCCCACAATTATCACTGAGAATGGCCGTCTCAGAATGGCCGTGGGGACTCCTGGCGGTAGCACTATCATTACTCAGGTATTGCAAATTATCCTCAACGTGTTAGAATACCAAATGGATGTAGGTGCAGCAGTGTCTGTCCCACGCATACATCACCAGTGGCTACCCGATCAGCTACGTGTGGAACGTTGGGGTTTAGATACACTGACCCTGCAAGAGTTACGCCGTCGCGGACACAAAATTAACGAAAGTAACTCTTGGGGTAATGCTAACGCGATCGCAGTCACCGCAGAGGGAGATTTAGAAGCAGCCGCAGACCCTCGTGGACAAGGTTTTCCCCGTAGTTTCTAATTTCCTACTACAGCATGGCGTAAATATGGATACCCTTTCAAAAGGTTCAAAAGCCCAACGTAAAAGCTTTTTGACTTTTGACTTTTGACTTTTGACGAACGCCTTGCGGTACTACTCCCTAATTGATTCTGCATAGCTGCTGGTAAACTCATTTGCCCGTGCGCTAGGTACTAAAGTCCAGCCAGCTTTCATAAGTTTTTGATAAGTTGCCCAACCTTTAGAACCACCAGGAATTTGATAATCAGGCACTGCAAAGTGGGGAAAAGCAGTATAGGGTCGCCAAGGTTGATTGGGTGAGGCTTGCAGATGTAAAATTTTCTCTCCATCGCCGCCAGACTTAGATAACCAGCACATTTGACGTTGCATGGCAAACTCCTTTAATTTTCGCTTGATTGCATATTGGCAGAACTTTGTCAATACCTGCCTCAGTCTTGTGGGATAATTCGTAATAATTTTTTATCCACACATATTGGTGATTTTGTGTACTAACTAGAACGGCAAAATTATTTAACTGCTATGGGTGGTAATTAATGGCTTCCTGTAGGAGATAAGGATAAACCAACATTTCTTTCTTACCTGACGATAAGGTTAAGATTTTTATCATATTATCTGCGGTTTTTGCGATTGTATGTAGCAATAACTACGATTTAGGCAGATATTTCCACATTTAGGCTTTGTTTTGATAGCTACACGAGGGCGGATGGCTGACATTACCTGCGTTTGCAGCATTTTCACAGATTCAAAAAAAATTTGCTACGACTGTTAATTCCATATATATATCGTTACTGTGATTTAATTTTTCGCTAAAACCGTTAAATTATCAGATATTGGGAGATATTCATCAGGTAAGCATTATGGAAAAGCGCAGATTAGGTACATCAGATATCCACATTACACCCATTCTGATGGGGACTTGGCAAGCGGGTAAAGCCATGTGGACGGGAATAGAAGATGCGGACTCAATTAAAACTATCCGCGCCGCCTTTGAGGCTGGTATTACCACCATCGATACGGCGGAAGTCTATGGTCAAGGACATTCTGAGCAAATTATCGCCGCAGCTTTATCTGATGTGCGCGATCGCGTCGAGTACGCCTCAAAAGTTTTCGCCAATCATCTCAAGTATGATTTAGTCATAGAAGCTTGCGATCGCTCCTTAAAAAATCTCAAAACTGACTATATAGACCTTTACCAAATACATTGGCCTTCCGGGTCTTTCAATTCGGAAATAGTCCCCATTGCAGAGACTATGAAAGCTTTAAACAAACTCAAAGAACAGGGAAAAATCCGGTCAATAGGGGTATCTAATTTCTCTCGCGCCCAATTAGCAGAAGCCGCACAGCATGGACGTATTGACAGCTTACAACCACCTTATTCCTTATTTTGGCGGCAGGTAGAAAAAGATGCCATGCCCTATTGTATAGAAAATAATATTTCTATATTGGCTTATTCACCCCTAGCCCAAGGATTATTAACCGGGAAATTTACCCCAGGTCATAAATTTGACCCCACAGATAACCGTGCTAAAAATAAATTATTTCAAGGCGAAAACTTTGACCGCGCCCAACAAGCTTTAGAAAAACTGCATCCCATCGCAGCGCGTCATAATTGTAGCCTGGCACAGTTAGCATTAGCTTGGTTAATAGCCCAACCCCAAACAAATGCTATAGCCGGGGCGCGTTATCCCGAACAAGCCCAAGACAACGCCAAAGCTGCTGATATTAGACTTTCTCAAGACGAAATCGCAGAAATTGATACAATTGGGCGCATTGTAACCGACCATCACGATGAAAATCCTGTCATGTGGAATTGGTAATCAAAAAACTCCCCTCTCCTTAGTAAGGAGAGGGGTTGGGGGTGAGGTTCCCTTTCCTTAGTTCCTGTAAGCAACCTAATTTAGTATGATGTTTAATCTACAAGCATTTACCCCATAATAATTAACTATGACCCAGAACTACCGCATTACCCTACTCCCCGGCGATGGCATTGGCCCCGAAATTATGGCCGTAGCGGTAGACGTTCTGAAAGTTGTCGGTAAGCAATTTGACCTACAATTTGAATTTTCAGAAGCCCTGATTGGCGGTGCAGCAATTGACGCTACAGGCGAACCCCTACCAGCCGCTACCTTAGATACTTGTCGCCATAGTGACGCAATTTTACTTGCTGCTATTGGTGGTTATAAGTGGGACTCCCTACCATCTAACTCACGCCCAGAAGCAGGTTTATTAGGACTACGTGCGGGATTAGGCTTATTTGCTAATCTCCGCCCGGCGCAAATTTTGCCCCAGTTAATCGATGCTTCTACTTTAAAACGAGAAGTTGTAGAAGGCGTAGATATTATGGTGGTGCGGGAACTCACTGGTGGGATTTATTTTGGTCAACCCAAGGGGATTTTCACCACTGATACTGGGGAAAAACGCGGTGTAAATACAATGGTTTACACTGAGTCAGAAATTGACCGCATTGGGCGCGTCGCCTTTGAAGCAGCCCGCAAACGTGGCGGAAGACTTTGTTCTGTAGATAAAGCCAATGTATTAGAAGTATCGCAGTTGTGGCGCGATCGCATGACTCAACTTGCTTCTGAGTATCCCGATGTGGAATTATCTCACCTCTACGTTGATAACGCCGCCATGCAACTGGTACGCGCTCCTAAGCAGTTTGATACTATTGTCACAGGGAATTTATTTGGCGATATTCTCTCAGATGCAGCCGCCATGCTCACAGGTAGTATTGGAATGTTACCCTCTGCTAGTTTGGGTGCTTCTGGCCCTGGTCTGTTTGAACCAGTCCACGGTTCGGCCCCCGATATCGCCGGACAAGATAAAGCCAATCCTCTGGCTCAGGTTTTAAGTGCAGCGATGATGTTACGCTACGGTTTAGACCAACCCCAAGCCGCAGACAAAATGGAACAAGCTGTATTGCAAGTTTTAGCCCAAGGCGATCGCACGGGTGATATTATGTCCCCTGGCATGAATCTTCTAGGTTGCCGTGCTATGGGGGAATCATTAATTAAAGCTATGGAAAAATCATAATTTCCCGCTTAATCTGGCATTTTGGCAACATTTTCTGAATGTATCAGATAAACTAAAGACAAATCTAGCAATTTATATAACAGTCGATAGTGTACGCATTACGACAAGAACAAGCAAAATTTACTGCCCCCAAAAACCAGTCTCCTTTGATTGATCCAGCCTTAATCAGAGCAGCAGGGCAGATTTACTACATCCACTGTGAGGTACATCCTGAAATAGCTGGACAAGCTTCAGGAGTAGCAATTAATCACATTACTCATCGGGGTAAAGTGATTTTTACTCACCAACCAGTACTTTTACCTCAAGAATGTTTTGTACCATTAAGTCAAATTGAATCACATATGTATTAGTCATTAGTCATTGGTCATTGGTCATTTGTCATTGGTCATTGGTCATTGATTAACTTTTGCCATGAGACATATACTCTCTGAAAATGTCTTGATATTTCTGTGAAAAAACAGCAATGAAAGGCTAGAGTAGTGTATGCAAAATGACAAAGGACTATATGGACATTTTGATGGTCGTCCCCGCGAGTATCATTGTCTTCGCTCTGGGTGCATCTATTGGCAGCTTTATTAATGTTGTAGTTTATCGATTACCTGCTAGGTTATCTGTTCTGTGGCCGCCTTCTCGCTGTCCTCGTTGTTTAAACCAGCTCAGAGCTACAGATAATGTTCCGGTGTTGGGATGGGTATGGTTAAGAGGGCGATGCCGTTATTGTAAAACCAAGATATCTATCCGTTATCCTGTGGTAGAAGGGATAACGGGTATAATTTTTTTGATAGTATTTTGGGAATTTCAAGTTTCAATTATTACAGTAAGTTACTGGGCTTTTTGTAGTTGGCTCTTGGCTTTATCTCTCATTGACTTGGATACAATGACCTTACCTAATGTCCTGACTAAATCGGGTTTAGTGATAGGGATTTGCTTTCAAATGACTGTGGGTTTCTTTTCACAAGGGGGTTGGACGGGATTAGTCAATCACCTGATGATCAGCATAGTGGGAGCAGTATTAGGATTATGGCTGTTTGATGCGATCGCTATGGTAGGTTCTATAGCTTTGGGTAAAACTGCAATGGGCGCAGGTGACGCGAAACTAGCCGCAATGATGGGAGCTTGGTTAGGCTGGAAGTATTTGCTTCTGGCTAGTTTTATTGCCTGTTTCGTAGGTGTAATCATAGGTGGTGGCGCAATGTTGCTATCACAGCAGAGAGTTGGACAAAAAATACCTTTTGGCCCTTTTCTAGCTTTAGGAGCAGTAATCACCGTATTTGGTGGTGAAGCGATTCTGTCTACCTACCTGGGCTTATTTTTTTAAAAGAGCATGGGTTTAGTGGAAGTGATGAAACATTTTATCCCCCACGGACTACTCCCCAGAAGAAGCAGGGGCGCACCGGAGCACCGGAGCAAGGGGGAGTGAGAAATTACTTTAAAACTTCCGGTTACTTAACAACCGTTCCTCTTCTCCCCTGCCCCCTACCCCCTGCCCCCGTTCCTCTTCTCCCCACTCCCCCTGTTTGTAGCCGTCATTACCCCATACCCCTTTTACCTTTTGGTAATATCAGCTTGTAACTGGTATCACGCTCTTGATCAAAAATCACCATTGTTAAGTATAAGTTTGATTAAGTAGCACCTCTAATTTGAGTAGGTAAGCTAAGAATTAATTAACCACAGATAAACACAGATGAACACAGATAATTCTTTATGTATAGCAACCGCCAAGGTTGTTAGGACATGGCAAAAGCCTAAAACCCAGTCACAGCGAGTCTTTCACTTTTGACTTTTGACCCCTTCGGGGTTCGCCAGTTGCTCATGAGGGAAACCCCCTTGGCGTTAGCCTCTCCCTTTGGGAGAAGACCGCACTGGCTCACTTTTGACTTTTGACTTTTGCTATACCTAGAAGATTAGACAACGCTATGGATTCTTACTTCTCATAAACTAACAACGGTAATGATTTATTGGGGCGGTGGTTCGGTATTGGGTTGAGAAAAGGGCATCTCGTTTGGGGGTTGATGTTTAATTGACCTTGACTCTAGCAATCGCTTGACAAAATTCAGCCGGGCAAAAGGCTTGTGTTGGCATCAGCATTTTCGTTAAGCTGGCAACCACAGATAAAAAATTAGGTCGGAATTGCTTATAAGCGTAATTTGAGATGTAGTCAAGAGTCAAAAGCTAAAATGGGGTGTTATTTGCATTTGTATAAGAGCAAATCTGGAGACTTTGAAAGCGTAGGTCAAGAGTCACAACTAAGTTGCTCTAGACTTAGAACTTTTTCACCTAGACATCCCATAGTGGCTTGATATGTTTTCAACCTCATACCCACTTAAAAAAAAGATAAAAATGGCAAACAACGAAGAATCACGTGGTTTAAAGTCTCTGGTAGATTGGTTTGCAAATCGAAGGAAATCAGGATCTACCCACTTAGAACCCCAAGAACGAGAAATTGCTGATGGACTGTGGCATAAGTGTCCCAAATGTGGGGTATTAACCTATACAAAAGACCTGAAAGCTAACCAGATGGTCTGCGTTGAATGTGGACATCATAATCGGGTGGATAGCGATGAGCGTATCCGCCAGTTGATAGATATCAATACCTGGAAACCCATAGATGAGCATCTGCGCCCCACAG
The window above is part of the Nodularia spumigena CCY9414 genome. Proteins encoded here:
- a CDS encoding AAA family ATPase, whose product is MNSFENITIQGYRRLHNVKVDMRNLTVMIGANGVGKTSFLEIFSLLAASAKGQLEPKLSELSGLSEIITRDQADRMAIALSMSVPGYATLDYQLEVAPKALSYEIALETLTQQNNPAAFDPFKHIDSRGLDVKYFSPEDQKLLRPNWEHNPLETSLSQVPKMYQEPENLRKRLASCTFYGALNIAAKSPIRLPQSMRPATLPGSNGEDLVSCLYYLRETDSERFEIIEDTLVAAFPDFERLGFPPVAAGTLAMTWKDKNFSKPLYMHHLSEGTLRFIWLVTLLQSPDLTAVTLIDEPEVSLHPELLRLLADLMREAAKRTQLIVATHSDRLIRFLHPEEVLVCNAEDGLTTMNWGDSFDLEQWLEDYSLDQIWAMNLMGGRP
- the ggt gene encoding gamma-glutamyltransferase encodes the protein MPIFKVSRRIAISTKRFAIAIFSCSLIIFFSQTAVNTFTVPLRSQKGMVVSAHPLASDAGIKMLRQGGNAVDAAVATTFAISVVEPFSAGIGGGGFLLMHSGKTGEIKALDFRERAPLKATKDMYLDADGKVRPNASVTGYLAVATPGTVAGMYEVHRLYGKLPWAEVVKPAIALAQDGFILRRVLSPRYLTVNNTRLQTMLNNPGMREIFTRNGEFYQPGERLVQRDLARTLTDIARSPHSFYTGNIAWAIASDMAKNGGLITLEDLKAYKPIWRTPVCGNFRQAKICSMPPPSSGGVHLLQMLNMIGETDLRALGWHHPDAVHLMAEAMKIAYADRSEFLGDPDFIKVPVEQLISPDYAKKRRLEIDMSTAKPASQIKPVDLRSFPTPHSLLPTPILPKESTETSHLTVVDEEHNAVSLTFTINLGFGAGIATPGTGIVLNNEMDDFAAAPGVPNAFGLVGNEANALAQLANGIAPRKTPLSSMTPTIITENGRLRMAVGTPGGSTIITQVLQIILNVLEYQMDVGAAVSVPRIHHQWLPDQLRVERWGLDTLTLQELRRRGHKINESNSWGNANAIAVTAEGDLEAAADPRGQGFPRSF
- a CDS encoding aldo/keto reductase, translated to MEKRRLGTSDIHITPILMGTWQAGKAMWTGIEDADSIKTIRAAFEAGITTIDTAEVYGQGHSEQIIAAALSDVRDRVEYASKVFANHLKYDLVIEACDRSLKNLKTDYIDLYQIHWPSGSFNSEIVPIAETMKALNKLKEQGKIRSIGVSNFSRAQLAEAAQHGRIDSLQPPYSLFWRQVEKDAMPYCIENNISILAYSPLAQGLLTGKFTPGHKFDPTDNRAKNKLFQGENFDRAQQALEKLHPIAARHNCSLAQLALAWLIAQPQTNAIAGARYPEQAQDNAKAADIRLSQDEIAEIDTIGRIVTDHHDENPVMWNW
- the leuB gene encoding 3-isopropylmalate dehydrogenase; the protein is MTQNYRITLLPGDGIGPEIMAVAVDVLKVVGKQFDLQFEFSEALIGGAAIDATGEPLPAATLDTCRHSDAILLAAIGGYKWDSLPSNSRPEAGLLGLRAGLGLFANLRPAQILPQLIDASTLKREVVEGVDIMVVRELTGGIYFGQPKGIFTTDTGEKRGVNTMVYTESEIDRIGRVAFEAARKRGGRLCSVDKANVLEVSQLWRDRMTQLASEYPDVELSHLYVDNAAMQLVRAPKQFDTIVTGNLFGDILSDAAAMLTGSIGMLPSASLGASGPGLFEPVHGSAPDIAGQDKANPLAQVLSAAMMLRYGLDQPQAADKMEQAVLQVLAQGDRTGDIMSPGMNLLGCRAMGESLIKAMEKS
- a CDS encoding prepilin peptidase; its protein translation is MDILMVVPASIIVFALGASIGSFINVVVYRLPARLSVLWPPSRCPRCLNQLRATDNVPVLGWVWLRGRCRYCKTKISIRYPVVEGITGIIFLIVFWEFQVSIITVSYWAFCSWLLALSLIDLDTMTLPNVLTKSGLVIGICFQMTVGFFSQGGWTGLVNHLMISIVGAVLGLWLFDAIAMVGSIALGKTAMGAGDAKLAAMMGAWLGWKYLLLASFIACFVGVIIGGGAMLLSQQRVGQKIPFGPFLALGAVITVFGGEAILSTYLGLFF